A genomic segment from SAR324 cluster bacterium encodes:
- the solA gene encoding N-methyl-L-tryptophan oxidase, producing the protein MVYDVIVTGLGGMGSATAWQLAKKGHSVLGIERFSPSHDQGSSHGDSRIIRLAYFEDPAYVPLLKRAYELWKEAEMASDEDLFTETGGLMIGPSDSKTVAGALRSAQKWNLGHQILSYQDMRERFPQFILKEDEIALFEERAGFVRPERSCATHNKLAEQSGGDMRFGEQFLSWRPDGDGVQVVTDKGTYRANRLVISGGSWNPKLLAELEIPMEVKRLTLFWFDVENMDQWQLGRMPIYIWEPSVIEQFYGFPAIDGPDGGAKVAYFRVGPECDPDRVDRTVRPEEIEQIRQATVRLNKLTSTPLRTATCLYTNTPDEHFVIGLHPEYPQVSFAAGFSGHGFKFASVIGEVMSDLAIQQSTEHPISLFSPTRFRN; encoded by the coding sequence ATGGTCTATGATGTCATTGTTACTGGTTTAGGTGGAATGGGCAGCGCCACTGCCTGGCAATTGGCTAAGAAAGGGCACTCAGTACTAGGTATTGAGCGTTTTTCACCCTCCCATGATCAGGGGTCCAGTCATGGAGATAGTCGGATTATTCGTTTGGCTTATTTTGAGGATCCTGCCTATGTACCACTTTTGAAAAGGGCTTATGAATTATGGAAAGAAGCTGAAATGGCTTCAGACGAGGATCTTTTCACTGAGACTGGAGGATTGATGATTGGTCCAAGTGACTCGAAGACGGTGGCTGGAGCCCTCAGATCTGCCCAGAAATGGAATCTTGGCCATCAAATTCTCAGTTATCAGGACATGAGAGAACGCTTCCCACAGTTCATCTTAAAAGAAGATGAAATTGCTCTGTTTGAAGAGAGAGCTGGTTTTGTCAGGCCTGAAAGAAGCTGTGCGACCCATAACAAACTGGCAGAGCAATCTGGTGGAGATATGCGTTTTGGAGAACAGTTCTTGTCATGGAGGCCAGATGGAGATGGGGTTCAAGTCGTCACAGATAAAGGGACTTATCGGGCAAATAGATTAGTTATCTCGGGGGGTTCCTGGAATCCAAAGCTGTTGGCAGAATTGGAAATCCCCATGGAAGTCAAACGTCTCACTTTATTTTGGTTTGATGTTGAAAATATGGATCAGTGGCAGTTAGGGAGAATGCCAATCTATATTTGGGAACCAAGTGTTATTGAGCAGTTTTATGGATTTCCAGCGATTGATGGACCTGATGGTGGGGCAAAGGTGGCATACTTTAGGGTGGGCCCTGAGTGCGATCCAGACCGAGTTGACAGAACCGTAAGACCTGAAGAGATCGAGCAGATTAGACAAGCGACAGTCAGACTAAATAAGTTGACCAGCACTCCTTTGAGAACAGCTACCTGTCTTTACACAAACACTCCAGATGAACACTTCGTGATTGGGTTGCATCCGGAATATCCTCAGGTGTCCTTTGCAGCTGGTTTTTCAGGACATGGATTCAAGTTTGCGAGCGTGATTGGAGAGGTTATGTCAGATCTGGCAATTCAGCAGTCAACAGAACATCCAATTAGCCTTTTTTCTCCAACAAGATTCCGAAACTGA
- a CDS encoding ABC transporter substrate-binding protein, whose protein sequence is MMAGSLILPAVAFADIKMGIILGFTGPIESLTPDMAGSAEVAFKEASDSGNLLGGEKIVVVRADSTCIDNAAATAAAERLVTSEKVAAIMGADCSGVTTAIANNVAVPNGVPMISPSATSPALTTIEDNGYFFRTAPSDARQGQLLAEITMARGIKQLAVTYVNSDYGKGLSDSFGNAYKALGGEITISVPHETGKADYSAEVASMDSAGGDAMAVFGYVDQGGPGIMQASLDSGSFDRFILADGMYGDALHTNVDGDLTGSFGTVPGTSSNGADIFKKIAADAGLNAGGPYTGESYDAAALLVLAMQRARSTNGESIADNLLAVANAPGTKILPGELAKGLSILNSGGPIDYVGATNVELDGVGETFGSFREFEIADKAFKTVRFR, encoded by the coding sequence ATGATGGCGGGAAGCTTAATCCTTCCAGCTGTTGCATTTGCAGACATCAAGATGGGAATCATTCTTGGCTTTACAGGTCCCATTGAATCATTGACACCTGACATGGCTGGCTCAGCAGAAGTTGCCTTCAAAGAGGCCTCTGATTCCGGCAATCTGCTAGGTGGTGAAAAAATTGTGGTTGTGAGAGCTGATTCTACTTGCATAGATAATGCTGCTGCTACTGCAGCGGCTGAGAGACTGGTGACTTCTGAAAAAGTTGCAGCAATTATGGGTGCAGATTGTTCGGGTGTTACGACAGCAATCGCGAACAATGTTGCCGTTCCAAACGGTGTTCCGATGATCTCCCCTTCGGCCACTTCTCCTGCTCTGACAACCATTGAAGACAACGGTTACTTCTTCAGGACGGCTCCCTCTGATGCCCGGCAAGGTCAACTTTTAGCAGAAATAACTATGGCCCGTGGTATTAAGCAACTTGCTGTAACGTACGTAAACAGTGACTATGGTAAAGGTCTTTCTGACTCCTTTGGAAATGCTTACAAAGCTCTTGGTGGAGAAATTACAATCAGCGTACCTCACGAAACTGGAAAGGCAGATTACTCAGCTGAGGTTGCCTCTATGGATTCCGCAGGTGGTGATGCTATGGCAGTCTTCGGTTATGTTGACCAAGGAGGACCCGGAATAATGCAAGCCTCTCTTGATAGTGGCTCCTTCGATCGATTTATTCTTGCAGACGGCATGTATGGAGATGCTCTACATACCAACGTAGATGGAGATCTGACAGGATCTTTTGGAACAGTACCAGGGACTTCTTCAAATGGTGCAGATATTTTCAAGAAGATTGCGGCTGATGCGGGCTTGAATGCGGGTGGACCCTACACCGGTGAATCATACGATGCAGCAGCACTCCTTGTTTTAGCAATGCAGAGAGCCAGATCAACAAACGGTGAATCCATTGCGGATAATTTGTTGGCAGTTGCGAATGCTCCTGGGACAAAGATTCTCCCAGGTGAATTAGCAAAAGGGCTGAGTATTCTGAATAGTGGCGGGCCAATTGATTATGTTGGGGCTACAAACGTAGAATTGGATGGTGTAGGTGAGACATTCGGTTCGTTCCGCGAATTCGAAATTGCTGACAAAGCATTCAAAACCGTTCGATTCCGCTGA
- a CDS encoding branched-chain amino acid ABC transporter permease, giving the protein MSNSQRAIISFAIMALLLGIVGATQSWNVSLAILNLCLISAVMSLGLNIQWGYAGLFNAGVMASTALGGLAAVLVSYSPVGEAWAVGGVDTGLAFITLVLTALGAWWIRKKVLAGPLRRFMFLAWLLGGYALLRHFYEQASLNIEAVDPAQTGFLGGLGLPILISWIAGGAAAAGLAWVVGRVALGLRSDYFAIATLGISEIMISILKNEDWLTRGVKNVTGLERPVPYEVDLQQSRWFIDLVIRLHSADRNQVGEEALQEMVMSASGVFVKLCYSGLFLTVLLLILGLAALALNSPWGRMMRAIRDNEIAAAAMGKDVTNRHRQVFILGSAVIGVAGAMLTTLDGQFTPGTYIPLRFTFLIWVMVIIGGSGNNLGAVLGAFITWFTWIEAEPIALWAVGNLNSLLSEENPLRQHFIDVAPHLRMVVMGLMLILVLRFRPEGILPERNTSRN; this is encoded by the coding sequence TTGAGCAATTCACAAAGAGCGATCATCAGCTTTGCAATCATGGCTCTCCTGCTGGGTATAGTAGGTGCCACACAGTCTTGGAATGTGAGCCTAGCTATCCTGAACCTTTGCTTGATCTCAGCGGTCATGTCTCTCGGACTGAATATTCAGTGGGGCTATGCGGGTTTGTTCAATGCTGGAGTAATGGCTTCAACAGCCTTAGGAGGACTGGCGGCGGTCTTAGTCTCTTACTCTCCAGTTGGTGAGGCATGGGCTGTTGGTGGAGTGGACACCGGATTAGCTTTCATTACTTTGGTTTTGACTGCCTTGGGAGCCTGGTGGATTAGAAAAAAAGTACTAGCAGGCCCTCTCCGAAGGTTCATGTTCTTGGCCTGGCTACTCGGGGGATACGCGTTGCTACGCCATTTTTATGAGCAAGCCTCGCTCAATATAGAAGCAGTCGATCCTGCGCAAACAGGTTTTCTTGGAGGACTTGGTCTCCCAATCTTAATTTCTTGGATAGCTGGTGGAGCTGCTGCAGCTGGATTAGCTTGGGTAGTGGGGCGAGTTGCGCTTGGGTTACGTTCAGACTACTTTGCGATCGCTACGCTTGGGATCTCAGAGATCATGATCTCTATTCTTAAGAATGAGGATTGGTTGACGAGAGGTGTTAAAAATGTTACTGGCTTGGAGCGACCTGTCCCTTACGAAGTAGACCTTCAACAAAGCCGGTGGTTCATAGATTTGGTCATCAGATTACATTCAGCTGATCGGAACCAAGTCGGAGAAGAAGCTCTCCAAGAGATGGTGATGTCTGCTTCAGGCGTCTTCGTCAAGCTTTGCTACTCAGGGCTCTTCCTCACAGTCCTCCTATTAATTCTTGGTTTAGCTGCACTAGCCTTGAATTCTCCTTGGGGCAGAATGATGCGTGCGATTCGTGATAACGAAATTGCCGCTGCTGCAATGGGAAAGGACGTGACGAACCGTCATCGGCAGGTATTCATTTTGGGGTCTGCCGTCATCGGTGTTGCGGGAGCAATGCTTACCACATTGGACGGTCAGTTTACGCCAGGAACCTATATCCCTTTACGCTTTACATTTCTAATTTGGGTAATGGTCATCATCGGAGGAAGTGGTAATAACCTTGGGGCAGTGCTTGGAGCTTTTATTACTTGGTTTACTTGGATTGAAGCGGAACCGATTGCACTTTGGGCGGTGGGAAACTTGAACTCATTACTCAGTGAGGAAAATCCTCTGCGTCAACATTTTATTGATGTTGCCCCTCATTTGAGGATGGTCGTCATGGGCCTCATGTTGATTCTCGTGCTCAGGTTTCGCCCTGAGGGAATATTGCCTGAGAGAAACACCAGTAGAAACTAA